A genomic region of Homo sapiens chromosome 4, GRCh38.p14 Primary Assembly contains the following coding sequences:
- the CHIC2 gene encoding cysteine-rich hydrophobic domain-containing protein 2 isoform X2 → MADFDEIYEEEEDEERALEEQLLKYSPDPVVVRGSGHVTVFGLSNKFESEFPSSLTGKVAPEEFKASINRVNSCLKKNLPVNVRWLLCGCLCCCCTLGCSMWPVICLSKRITFALQNIFSSLDPQLILSLL, encoded by the exons ATGGCGGATTTCGACGAAATctatgaggaagaggaggacgaGGAGCGGGCCCTGGAGGAGCAGCTGCTCAAGTACTCGCCGGACCCGGTGGTCGTCCGCGGCTCCGGTCACGTCACCGT atttggaCTGAGCAACAAATTTGAATCTGAATTCCCTTCTTCATTAACTGGAAAA gtAGCTCCTGAAGAATTTAAAGCCAGCATCAACAGAGTTAACAGTTGTCTTAAGAAGAACCTTCCTGTTAATGTACGTTGGCTACTTTGTGGCTGCCTTTGTTGCTGCTGCACATTAGGTTGCAGTATGTGGCCAGTTATTTGCCTCAGTAAAAGA ATTACCTTTGCACTACAGAACATTTTTTCGTCTCTGGATCCACAGTTGATTTTGTCGCTCTTGTAG